A window of the Brassica napus cultivar Da-Ae chromosome C5, Da-Ae, whole genome shotgun sequence genome harbors these coding sequences:
- the LOC106427137 gene encoding uncharacterized protein LOC106427137, which produces MGGDGGAVVGFVGLDLFSFELASSLLRSGFKVQAFEISTEMVEKFTELGGCKCDSPADVGKGAAAVVVLLSHPDQIQDVIFGDEGVIKGIQKGAVLLLSSTIPPLHLQKLEKQITEGKEQIFVVDAYVLKGMSELLDGKLMIIASGRSDSITRAQPYLTAMCQKLYTFVGEIGAGSKVKMVNELLEGIHLVAAVEAISLGSQAGVHPWILYDIISNAAGNSWIYKNHIPLLLKSDIDGHFLDVLSQNLGIVEDKAKSLPFPVPLLAVARQQLILGISQMHGDDTSISLAKIWEKVLGVGILEAANKELYKPEDLAKEITTQAKHVKRIGFIGLGAMGFGMAAHLLKSNFSVRGYDVYKPTLVRFESVGGLAANSPADVTKDVDVLVIMVTNEVQAEDVLYGHLGAVEVIPSGTTVVLASTVSPAFVSQLERRLENEGKDLKLVDAPVSGGVKRAAMGELTIMASGTEDALKSAGMVLSALSEKLYVIRGGCGAGSGVKMVNQLLAGVHIASAAEAMAFGARLGLNTRKLFNVISNCGGTSWMFENRVPHMLDNDYTPYSALDIFVKDLGIVTRDGSSRKVPLHISTVAHQLFLAGSAAGWGRIDDAGVVKVYETLGGVKVEGRLPVLKKQDVLKSLPSEWPFDPTEDIHRLNMGKSKTLVVLDDDPTGTQTVHDVEVLTEWSVESISEQFRKKPACFFILTNSRSLSSEKASALIKDICTNLCAASKESGNADYTIVLRGDSTLRGHFPQEADAAVSILGEMDAWIICPFFLQGGRYTIDDVHYVADSDRLVPAGETEFAKDASFGYKSSNLREWVEEKTAGAVPANSVESISIQLLRTGGPDAVCEFLCSLKKGSACIVNAASDRDMAVFAAGMIQAEQKGKSFLCRTAASFVSARIGIIPKDLVLPKDFASDKESCGALIVVGSYVPKTTKQVEELQSQHKQKLRSIEISVEKVALKSSEVRAAEISRAVEMADAFLRAGRETLIMSSRELITGKTSSESLDINSKVSSALVEVVSQITTRPRYILAKGGITSSDTATKALKARRALVIGQALAGVPVWKLGPESRHPGVPYIVFPGNVGSSTALAEVVKSWSVVAGRSTKELLLNAENGGYAIGAFNVYNLEGIEAVVEAAEEENSPAILQVHPGAFKQGGNPLVSCCISAAEQARVPMSVHFDHGTTKHELLEALELGFDSVMVDGSHLSFTENVSYTKTITELARSKNIMVEAELGRLSGTEDGLTVEDYEAKLTNVHQAQEFMETGIDALAVCIGNVHGKYPESGPNLKLDLLKELHNLSSKKGVVLVLHGASGLPEKLIKECIENGVRKFNVNTEVRKAYMDALTSGKKTDLVDLMSATKTAMKAVIADKIRLFGSAGKA; this is translated from the exons GTATACAGAAGGGCGCTGTTTTGCTTTTGTCTTCCACAATACCGCCTTTGCACCTCCAGAAGCTAGAGAAACAAATTACAG agggaaaagagcAGATTTTTGTAGTCGATGCCTATGTTTTAAAAGGAATGTCTGAGCTTCTTGATGGAAAACTAATG ATCATAGCATCTGGAAGGTCAGATTCAATCACAAGAGCACAACCCTATCTTACTG CAATGTGTCAGAAGCTTTATACCTTTGTGGGAGAAATTGGTGCTGGAAG TAAAGTTAAAATGGTGAACGAGCTGCTTGAGGGCATTCATCTTGTTGCTGCTGTGGAGGCTATATCTTTAGGTTCTCAGGCGGGTGTGCATCCATGGATATTGTATGACATCATTTCCAATGCTGCTGGAAATTCATG GATTTACAAGAATCATATACCGTTGTTGCTGAAAAGTGATATAGATGGTCACTTCCTCGATGTTCTCTCTCAGAATCTG GGCATTGTTGAAGATAAAGCCAAATCGCTCCCATTTCCTGTCCCGCTGTTGGCAGTTGCACGTCAACAACTAATCCTCG GAATATCACAAATGCACGGAGATGATACATCTATTTCATTGGCTAAG ATCTGGGAAAAAGTGCTTGGTGTTGGCATACTAGAAGCAGCCAATAAAGAACTTTACAAGCCGGAGGATCTGGCCAAAGAAATTACTACTCAAGCAAAGCATGTGAAAAGAATTGGTTTTATTGGTCTCGGAGCAATGGGTTTTGGTATGGCAGCGCACCTATTGAAATCAAACTTTTCTGTCCGTGGTTATGAC GTATACAAGCCAACGCTCGTCAGATTTGAGAGTGTCGGGGGATTGGCGGCAAATTCTCCAGCTGATGTGACAAAAG ATGTTGATGTTCTTGTAATTATGGTAACAAATGAGGTTCAGGCCGAGGATGTCTTGTATGGGCATCTTGGAGCAGTTGAAG TTATTCCATCTGGAACAACTGTTGTACTTGCGTCAACAGTCTCTCCCGCATTTGTTAGTCAGCTTGAAAGGCGTCTAGAAA ATGAGGGTAAGGACCTAAAGCTGGTAGATGCTCCTGTTTCTGGTGGTGTTAAGAGGGCTGCCATGGGAGAACTTACG ATAATGGCTTCAGGTACCGAAGACGCACTCAAGTCTGCGGGGATGGTGTTGTCAG CATTAAGTGAGAAGCTTTATGTGATTAGAGGAGGTTGCGGTGCAGGAAG TGGTGTTAAAATGGTCAATCAACTGCTTGCGGGAGTTCATATTGCATCAGCTGCCGAAGCAATGGCATTTGGAGCTCGGTTAGGTCTGAATACTCGAAAGCTATTCAATGTTATTTCCAACTGCGGTGGAACATCTTG GATGTTTGAGAATCGCGTTCCACATATGCTGGATAATGATTATACACCATACTCTGCTCTTGATATTTTTGTTAAGGATTTG GGAATTGTTACCCGAGACGGTTCATCTCGTAAAGTTCCACTCCATATATCGACAGTGGCACATCAGCTATTCTTAGCCG GCTCCGCTGCGGGCTGGGGACGGATAGATGATGCTGGAGTGGTCAAG gTATATGAAACCCTTGGAGGGGTTAAAGTAGAAGGGAGGCTTCCTGTTCTGAAGAAACAAGACGTATTAAAATCTCTTCCATCTGAATGGCCTTTCGACCCCACAGAGGACATACATAGATTAAATATGGGAAAGTCAAAGACGTTGGTTGTTCTAGATGATGATCCAACTGGGACACAAACAGTTCATGACGTAGAGGTTTTAACAGAATG GAGTGTTGAGTCTATTTCTGAGCAGTTCAGAAAGAAGCCTGCGTGCTTCTTCATATTGACAAATTCGAGGTCATTGAGCTCTGAGAAG GCTAGTGCACTGATCAAAGATATCTGTACCAACCTATGTGCTGCATCAAAAGAATCTGGCAATGCTGACTACACAATTGTTCTGCGTGGTGATTCAACATTGCGTGGTCATTTTCCTCAG GAAGCAGATGCTGCTGTCTCTATACTTGGGGAAATGGACGCATGGATTATTTGCCCTTTCTTCCTTCAAGGAGGACGTTATACTATTGATGATGTGCACTATGTTGCAGATTCTGATAG ACTAGTTCCTGCAGGAGAGACAGAGTTTGCCAAAGACGCATCCTTTGGATATAAATCCTCAAATCTCCGTGAG TGGGTTGAGGAAAAAACAGCTGGCGCCGTTCCTGCTAACAGCGTTGAGTCGATATCAATCCAACTTCTAAGAACAGGTGGCCCTGATGCAGTGTGTGAGTTCTTATGCAGTTTAAAGAAG GGATCTGCATGTATTGTCAATGCAGCTAGTGATAGAGACATGGCTGTATTTGCAGCGGGTATGATCCAG GCAGAACAGAAAGGGAAATCTTTCTTATGCCGTACAGCTGCTAGCTTTGTGTCTGCTCGAATAGGGATTATTCCAAAAGATCTTGTGTTGCCGAAAGATTTCGCATCTGACAAAGAAAGTTGTGGTGCGCTAATAGTTGTAGGCTCCTATGTCCCAAAAACAACAAAGCAG GTTGAAGAACTTCAATCACAACATAAGCAGAAGTTAAGGAGCATTGAG ATCTCTGTAGAGAAAGTTGCTCTCAAGTCCTCCGAAGTGAGAGCTGCAGAAATCAGTAGAGCGGTTGAGATGGCTGATGCTTTCCTTCGGGCTGGCAGAGAGACTCTAATTATGAGCAGTCGCGAGCTCATCACGGGAAAAA CATCTTCGGAGAGTCTTGATATTAATAGCAAAGTGAGCTCCGCTCTCGTTGAAGTAGTGAGCCAGATAACTACCAGACCTCGTTATATTCTTGCTAAG GGTGGAATTACGTCATCAGACACAGCAACAAAAGCACTTAAAGCAAGACGCGCACTTGTGATTGGTCAAGCCCTTGCTGGTGTTCCAGTATGGAAGTTAGGTCCAGAAAGTAGACATCCCGGAGTCCCCTACATTGTTTTCCCGG GTAATGTTGGCAGCAGCACAGCTCTTGCAGAAGTTGTGAAGTCCTGGTCAGTAGTAGCTGGACGATCAACAAAAGAGCTACTTCTT AACGCGGAAAATGGTGGCTATGCGATTGGAGCATTCAATGTGTATAACCTTGAAGGAATAGAAGCTGTTGTAGAAGCTGCAGAGGAAGAAAATAGTCCTGCCATTTTACAG GTCCATCCAGGTGCGTTCAAGCAAGGAGGTAATCCATTGGTATCATGTTGCATCTCCGCAGCTGAGCAAGCCAGG GTTCCTATGTCAGTGCATTTTGACCATGGAACAACAAAACATGAGCTATTAGAAGCTCTTGAGCTC GGATTTGATTCAGTGATGGtagatggttctcatctttccTTCACGGAAAATGTGTCATACACAAAAACGATAACAGAGTTGGCACGTTCTAAAAACATTATGGTGGAAGCTGAATTAGGTAGACTCTCAGGTACAGAGGATGGCTTGACCGTTGAAGATTATGAAGCAAAGCTCACCAACGTTCATCAG GCTCAGGAATTCATGGAGACTGGTATAGATGCTCTGGCTGTGTGTATAGGAAATGTCCATGGAAAATACCCGGAGTCCGGCCCAaacctcaagcttgacttacTTAAG GAACTTCACAATTTAAGTTCAAAGAAAGGCGTCGTTCTTGTTCTTCATGGAGCTTCTGGTTTACCTGAGAAACTTATCAAG GAATGCATTGAGAATGGAGTGAGGAAGTTCAACGTGAACACAGAAGTAAGAAAGGCTTACATGGATGCTCTTACCTCCGGAAAAAAGACCGACCTTGTTGACCTCATGTCGGCAACAAAAACAGCCATGAAAGCTGTGATCGCTGACAAGATTCGTCTCTTTGGCTCTGCCGGAAAAGCTTAA
- the LOC106427138 gene encoding protein FLOURY 1-like, translating to MGFASFLNLSSKVDGFGCGFFVFCSFSQILNLFFLVCLLALSLKFLLFKCPSSFLQSLEKLHRVSPKIECCSSFDQDNNGDGFGSKYCLVDELDQKKAIILHWDPDSADELKKSCENCDKLLLSDELNLRANRDTAPALSETEESEDEEESREDQVFDVITLRKMVKRERKRGDGLKKELEKERRAAESAAEEAMAMLLKLRLEKSTVEMEANQYKRMAEQKQVYDQEVIQSLQWMLMKLDDGDNKIQD from the coding sequence ATGGGTTTCGCTTCATTTCTCAATCTTTCGAGTAAAGTCGATGGCTTTGGATGTGGGTTCTTCGTTTTTTGCAGTTTCTCTCAGATtctcaatctcttctttctcgTTTGCTTGCTTGCTTTGTCACTAAAGTTTCTGCTCTTCAAGTGTCCTTCGTCGTTTCTACAGTCCCTAGAGAAGTTACATCGAGTATCTCCGAAGATTGAGTGTTGCAGTTCCTTCGATCAAGACAACAACGGAGATGGGTTCGGTTCCAAATACTGTTTGGTTGATGAGCTGGAtcagaagaaagctatcatctTACACTGGGATCCTGATTCTGCTGATGAATTGAAGAAGAGCTGTGAGAACTGTGATAAACTTCTTCTAAGTGACGAGCTTAATCTCAGAGCGAACAGAGACACTGCTCCAGCGTTATCGGAGACAGAGGAAAGCGAGGACGAGGAGGAGTCACGTGAGGATCAGGTGTTCGACGTTATTACTCTGAGAAAAATGgtgaagagagagaggaaacGCGGAGATGGTCTGAAGAAAGAGctggaaaaggagagaagagcgGCGGAATCAGCAGCTGAGGAAGCCATGGCTATGCTTCTGAAGCTACGGCTGGAGAAGAGCACGGTGGAGATGGAGGCGAATCAGTACAAGAGGATGGCGGAACAGAAGCAAGTCTATGATCAAGAAGTGATTCAATCGTTACAGTGGATGTtgatgaagcttgatgacgGAGATAATAAGATTCAAGACTAA